Within the Paracoccus everestensis genome, the region CAAGGTTCGCGCGCTCCACGTCCAGCAACCGGCTGGCGATGTCGGCGCCGTCGGCATATTCGCCCAGCAGGGCCACGAATTCGCCCTCGGTCACGCGGAAGAATGTCTCGTTCTCCCACAGGGTATCGTCGGCATCCAGTCCGATGGCCTTTATCATCGCATCCCCCGCCTTGCCCTTGGCGCCATGCAGGATCATGCTGGCAACAGCTTGTCAAACCCATAGGACTGCCATGACCTTCACCGTTCCCGACATGACCTGTGGCCATTGCAAGGCCGCCGTCGAGGCCGCCATTGCCGAGGCAGGCGGCCGCGCCACCGTCGATCTGGCGCAAAAGACCGTCGCCGTCGAAGGTCTGGATGACGCCCGCGCGGCCGAGGCGATTCGCGGCGCCGGCTACGAGGTTGCCGAAGCAAGGCCTTGAAGCGGCGCATGAACCCTGCGGCACACCGCCTGATTGAGCGGGCGGGCCGTTGCTGATACCATCACTGCCGGACGGGCATCGCAGACCGGGACAACCGGCCCCCGCCAGACCCATGAGAAACCACGAGGAGACAGTTTCATGTTCAACCGCATGATCATTGCGGCCGCAGCCATCATGCTGACCGCGCCCCTGGCCGTTGCCGGTCCCATTGACAGCGCCTGCGTCCGGTCCGACCGCGCCCGCGGCAACGCGCCCTTGTGCGGCTGCATCCAGCAGGTCGCTAACCAGACCCTGTCGCGGTCCGATCAGCGCCGCGCCGCGTCGTTCTTCCGCGACCCGCACGAGGCGCAAGAAGTTCGGATGTCCAAAAGCAACGCCGACAACGCCTTCTGGGCGCGCTACAAGCGGTTCGCTTCCCAAGCCGAGGCTTACTGCCGGTAAGCCCTTGCGCATCACCGTCCTGACCGGCGCGGGCATTTCCGCCGAAAGCGGCCTTGCGACATTCCGCGCCGTCAACGGTCTGTGGGAAAACCACCGGATCGAGGATGTGGCGACGCCCGAGGGATTCGCCAGGGATCCGGCGCTTGTCCACCGCTTCTACAACATGCGCCGCGCGGAGGCTGCTGGCGCACAACCCAATGCAGCGCATCTGGCCTTGGCCGACCTGGCCCGGCGCCACGACCTGACCCTCGTCACGCAGAATGTTGACGACCTGCATGAACGCGCAGGCAGCCCGGATGTGATCCATATGCACGGAGCGCTGACCGGCGCCTTGTGCGCCGCCTGCGGGCATCGCTGGCCCGCGCCGACAGTCATGGCGCCCCAGGATCCCTGCCCCG harbors:
- a CDS encoding heavy-metal-associated domain-containing protein, translated to MTFTVPDMTCGHCKAAVEAAIAEAGGRATVDLAQKTVAVEGLDDARAAEAIRGAGYEVAEARP
- a CDS encoding NAD-dependent deacylase, with amino-acid sequence MRITVLTGAGISAESGLATFRAVNGLWENHRIEDVATPEGFARDPALVHRFYNMRRAEAAGAQPNAAHLALADLARRHDLTLVTQNVDDLHERAGSPDVIHMHGALTGALCAACGHRWPAPTVMAPQDPCPACARPATRPDIVWFGEMPYHMERIWDALEGADLFAAIGTSGNVYPAAGFAQHARRRGADCVELNLEAGVNARDFHRRIIGPASRIVPDWVASLG